A stretch of Monomorium pharaonis isolate MP-MQ-018 chromosome 7, ASM1337386v2, whole genome shotgun sequence DNA encodes these proteins:
- the LOC105835345 gene encoding sodium/potassium-transporting ATPase subunit alpha isoform X9: protein MASKGKLDIEHGRSDSYRVATLPNIRDDNKTADGMYKSRRKNPKGKRGDNLDDLKQELDIDFHKISPEELYQRFQTHPENGLSHAKAKENLERDGPNALTPPKQTPEWVKFCKNLFGGFALLLWIGAILCFIAYSIQASTSEDPNDDNLYLGIVLAAVVIVTGIFSYYQESKSSKIMESFKNMVPQFATVIREGEKLTLRAEDLVLGDVVEVKFGDRIPADIRIIEARGFKVDNSSLTGESEPQSRSPEFTNENPLETKNLAFFSTNAVEGTAKGVVICCGDQTVMGRIAGLASGLDTGETPIAKEIHHFIHLITGVAVFLGVTFFVIAFILGYHWLDAVIFLIGIIVANVPEGLLATVTVCLTLTAKRMASKNCLVKNLEAVETLGSTSTICSDKTGTLTQNRMTVAHMWFDNQIIDADTTEDQSGLQYDRTSPGFKALAKIATLCNRAEFKPGQEGEPILKREVNGDASEAALLKCMELALGDVMGIRKRNKKVCEIPFNSTNKYQVSIHESDDPNDPRHLLVMKGAPERILDRCSTIFIGGKEKVLDEEMKEAFNNAYLELGGLGERVLGFCDYILPSDKFPVGFKFNADEPNFPVDGLRFVGLMSMIDPPRAAVPDAVAKCRSAGIKVIMVTGDHPITAKAIAKSVGIISEGNETIEDIAQRLNIPVSEVNPREAKAAVIHGTELRELNSDQLDEILRYHTEIVFARTSPQQKLIIVEGCQRMGAIVAVTGDGVNDSPALKKADIGVAMGIAGSDVSKQAADMILLDDNFASIVTGVEEGRLIFDNLKKSIAYTLTSNIPEISPFLAFILCDIPLPLGTVTILCIDLGTDMVPAISLAYEEAESDIMKRQPRNPFTDKLVNESPLTFYSVMRCLLPLPSTHSATGNFLMGAETTDILLQKHSLNGEIHMNMC, encoded by the exons CATGGCCGCTCAGATTCGTACAGGGTCGCTACGTTACCCAACATTCGTGACGACAACAAAACTGCAGATGGGATGTACAAG TCACGGCGGAAGAACCCAAAGGGGAAGCGGGGGGACAACCTAGATGACTTGAAGCAGGAGTTGGATATTGACTTCCACAAAATCTCACCTGAGGAATTGTATCAAAGATTTCAGACGCACCCCGAAAAC GGCCTCAGCCACGCGAAAGCGAAGGAGAACCTGGAAAGGGACGGACCGAATGCCCTGACGCCGCCGAAGCAGACTCCAGAATGGGTAAAATTCTGCAAGAACTTGTTCGGCGGTTTCGCCCTTCTGCTATGGATCGGCGCGATCCTTTGCTTTATCGCGTACTCGATCCAGGCCTCGACCAGCGAGGACCCGAACGACGACAATCTCTACCTGGGCATCGTCCTCGCGGCGGTGGTGATAGTCACGGGTATATTCTCGTACTACCAGGAGAGTAAGTCGAGCAAGATTATGGAGTCGTTCAAGAACATGGTGCCGCAATTCGCCACCGTAATCCGGGAAGGTGAAAAGCTCACCCTACGGGCGGAGGATCTTGTACTGGGCGACGTCGTCGAGGTTAAATTCGGCGACCGAATACCGGCCGACATCAGAATCATCGAGGCCCGTGGATTCAAAGTGGATAACAGCTCATTGACGGGCGAGTCCGAACCGCAATCAAGGTCGCCCGAATTCACGAACGAGAACCCGCTCGAGACGAAGAATCTCGCCTTCTTCTCAACGAACGCGGTGGAAGGCACAGCCAAAGGCGTAGTGATCTGTTGCGGCGATCAAACGGTGATGGGAAGGATTGCGGGTCTTGCGTCCGGTTTAGATACCGGTGAGACGCCGATCGCCAAGGAGATTCATCACTTTATACACCTTATTACCGGTGTCGCTGTCTTCCTCGGCGTCACATTCTTTGTCATAGCTTTCATCTTGGGTTATCACTGGCTCGACGCCGTTATCTTCCTAATCGGTATTATCGTGGCGAACGTACCGGAGGGTCTCCTCGCTACTGTGACCGTGTGCCTCACTCTCACCGCCAAGCGAATGGCCTCGAAGAATTGCCTGGTGAAGAATCTCGAGGCTGTGGAGACTTTAGGCTCGACCTCGACCATCTGCTCGGACAAGACTGGAACCCTTACACAAAACCGTATGACGGTAGCGCACATGTGGTTCGATAATCAGATCATTGACGCCGATACCACGGAAGATCAGTCCGGCTTGCAATATGATCGCACTAGTCCAGGATTCAAGGCGCTGGCAAAGATCGCGACTTTGTGTAATCGTGCCGAGTTCAAACCGGGCCAGGAGGGTGAGCCGATTCTGAAGCGAGAGGTGAACGGCGACGCCTCCGAGGCTGCGCTGCTTAAATGTATGGAACTGGCATTGGGCGATGTCATGGGCATTAGGAAACGCAACAAGAAAGTTTGCGAGATTCCATTTAACTCTACTAATAAATATCAGGTATCCATACACGAATCGGACGATCCAAACGATCCTAGACATCTCTTGGTGATGAAGGGTGCTCCCGAGAGAATTCTAGATAGGTGCTCGACGATATTTATCGGCGGCAAAGAGAAG GTTCTCGACGAGGAGATGAAGGAGGCGTTTAATAACGCGTACTTGGAATTGGGCGGACTCGGCGAACGAGTGCTCGGCTTTTGTGATTACATCTTGCCGTCCGACAAGTTCCCGGTTGGCTTCAAATTCAATGCCGACGAGCCCAACTTCCCAGTCGACGGGCTCCGTTTCGTAGGCCTGATGTCTATGATCGATCCGCCCCGAGCCGCGGTGCCCGACGCGGTCGCCAAGTGCCGTTCCGCTGGCATCAAGGTCATTATGGTTACCGGTGACCACCCGATCACTGCCAAAGCCATTGCCAAATCCGTCGGCATTATATCTGAAG GTAACGAAACTATTGAGGACATTGCACAACGGTTAAATATCCCAGTATCTGAAGTAAATCCTCGTGAGGCTAAAGCCGCGGTCATTCACGGAACCGAACTCAGGGAACTGAATTCCGACCAATTGGACGAGATTCTCAGGTACCACACCGAAATTGTGTTCGCCCGTACCTCGCCTCAGCAAAAGCTTATCATCGTCGAAGGCTGTCAGCGAATGGGCGCGATTGTCGCTGTAACTG GTGACGGTGTGAACGACTCGCCGGCTTTGAAAAAAGCTGACATTGGTGTCGCTATGGGCATCGCTGGTTCGGATGTCTCCAAACAAGCAGCCGATATGATTTTACTCGATGACAACTTTGCTTCGATTGTAACAGGCGTGGAGGAGGGTCGTTTAATCTTTGACAACCTAAAGAAGTCCATCGCTTACACCCTGACCTCCAACATACCCGAAATCTCGCCTTTCTTGGCGTTCATCCTTTGCGATATTCCTTTGCCGTTGGGTACCGTTACCATCCTGTGCATCGATTTAGGAACTGACATG